One region of Corvus moneduloides isolate bCorMon1 chromosome 1, bCorMon1.pri, whole genome shotgun sequence genomic DNA includes:
- the NACAD gene encoding NAC-alpha domain-containing protein 1 isoform X4, with translation MDPSPGGSAPPPMPAIPPPMPAKEEARPPPEGASCDPGPAAAAPPGSPCRPPPPADPLDTRIVMGEETRCPPPEPRGGPPVPCPFPAPPKEPPPGRPPALDPELFFTAPSTPVRAGGARPPPHEEPTDGDSEGLCSPPTSPSGSYMTAEGGSWGSSGTASTSPSCSPNLAAEAEGLGEAEGEAEGLGGTLVLPPGLGDPPAFPPLSPEEEEEEEEDDDEDGPFALPGCADDEEDDDEDGQTPEEEEDEDEDEGSGLIPAALLPFRGSLLFQAEAVEISPRAPAEEEDEEDEGSTSASFLRSLSESSIPEGGDEAFAFRDDTDASSDSAAYDGDEDERLYGTERHAGDTGTPPGTPPALLGPAGVELHLHAGSPCHPPGQDTAPGSLGTPLAPPGGDAELDGDAFVTITGAWPPPEPPEELAATEGSGAAPGQGPCPELAVTGPVPRLLCAGDPQSHQLGGANGEPQDGPGGDSDGDNDIELSTGTADGHSELDSAAPSLGTSVTPTPLDEMDTAANNVVTPVSPSLMDTVYTDLVSPVIPTPLDEMDTAATSPVTPSPSDEPDTVATDMVTPGTPSPLDEPDTADTDVVTPSLMDSTATSLVAPSPSDAAATDAVTLVTPSPPDELDTMATSLVTPSPADELDTVATNLVTPSPPDEPDTVATSLVTPSPPDEPDTVATSLVTASPADEPDTVATSLVTPSPPDEPDTVATSLVTASPADELDAMAISLVTPVTPSPPDEPDTVATDLVTPVTPSPPDELDTVATDLVTASPPDEPDTVATDLVTPVTPSPSDEPDAVATSLVTPVTPSPPDEPDTVATSLVTPSPPDEPDTVATSLVTPSPSDELDTVATDLVTPVTPSPSDEPDAVATSLVTPVTPSPPDEPDTVATSLVTPSPPDEPDAVATDLVTPVTPSPPDEPDTVATDLVTPVTPSPPDELDTVATDLVTPVTPSPPDELDIMAADLVTPVTPSLLDKMEVVDTVLVTPVTSTLKDAVAIDLVASVTPTLMATAATNLVTSVTPPPLDERHAAAIDLVTSVTPALLDTTDTAPVTPSVADTTDTTPVIPTPHDETATVTTDAATPSPMDTMATHPVTPSPPAAAPAPCPPPRAVSPVALAAGVAPSQESPAVPPCPLAQGTLSQPPGDVPEESEDAATASPKALSPELPDTSRSRTASSFVTAPEGSAGETPPRPPGPRGEPEEEEEEDEDAAPVPPSPQFTASEREVFVGIPPAPPELLPPPGAFSGRGAGPAVTAPLRGAPGALPPALQEPPTPRPGPEPPGHAAGGTDAKVPPSPPGPPAAPPEQQEEEEAVAGVAPGPLPAAGAQPGPPPEPPRPAPPKLSQVPPPATPAPLAPSPPRALPSQEPPPGLPLSRKHLEAPQPSPQKEPEPRGRAGGPGAGGGRAAPRGSLQSESSSSSEAEAPRPPPAPQRCQPNHRGSGNESESNDESIPELEEPEGSEPPPAQPQVPLGHALGPGEEPLSKAKQSRSEKKARKAMSKLGLRQIHGVTRITIRKSKNILFVISKPDVFKSPVSDIYIVFGEAKIEDLSQQVHKAAAEKFKVPLEHSALVTDAAPALAIKEESEEEEEVDETGLEVRDIELVMAQANVSRPKAVRALRHNNNDIVNAIMELTM, from the exons ATGGATCCATCCCCAGGGGGCTCAG CCCCCCCGCCGATGCCTGCGATCCCCCCGCCGATGCCGGCCAAGGAAGAGGCTCGTCCCCCGCCCGAGGGGGCCAGCTGTgaccccggccccgccgccgccgccccccccggCTCTCCCTgccggccgcccccgcccgcggACCCGCTGGACACCCGCATTGTGATGGGGGAGGAGACGCGCTGCCCCCCGCCCGAGCCTCGGGGGGGGCCCCCCGTGCCTTGCCCCTTCCCCGCGCCCCCCAAGGAGCCCCCCCCGGGCCGCCCCCCCGCGCTGGACCCCGAGCTGTTCTTCACGGCCCCCTCGACGCCGGTgcgggcggggggggcgcggccGCCCCCCCACGAGGAGCCGACGGACGGGGACAGCGAGGGGCTGTGCTCGCCCCCCACGTCCCCCTCGGGGTCCTACATGACGGCCGAGGGCGGCAGCTGGGGCTCCTCGGGCACGGCCAGCACCTCCCCGTCCTGCTCCCCCAACCTGGCGGCCGAGGCTGAAGGCCTGGGCGAGGCTGAGGGCGAGGCTGAAGGTCTGGGGGGGACCCTGGTGCTGCCCCCCGGCCTGGGGGACCCCCCGGCCTTCCCCCCACTGTCccccgaggaggaggaggaggaggaggaggatgatgacGAAGACGGCCCCTTCGCCCTGCCGGGCTGTGCGGACgatgaggaggatgatgatgaggaTGGGCAGACgccggaggaggaggaggatgaggacgaGGACGAGGGCTCGGGACTGATCCCGGCGGCGCTGCTCCCGTTCCGCGGCAGCCTCCTCTTCCAGGCCGAGGCCGTGGAGATCTCGCCCCGGGCCCCCgccgaggaggaggacgaggaggacgaagGCAGCACCTCGGCGTCCTTCCTGCGCTCGCTGTCCGAGAGCTCCATCCCCGAGGGCGGGGACGAGGCTTTCGCCTTCCGCGACGACACCGACGCCTCCTCGGACTCGGCCGCCTACGACGGGGACGAGGACGAGCGGCTCTACGGCACCGAGCGGCAcgcgggggacacggggacacccccgggCACCCCCCCGGCACTCCTCGGCCCCGCCGGCGTCGAGCTCCACCTCCATGCCGGGTCCCCGTGTCACCCCCCGGGCCAGGACACGGCTCCCGGATctttggggacacccctggCACCCCCTGGAGGGGACGCAGAGCTGGACGGCGACGCCTTTGTCACCATCACGGGGGCGTGGCCCCCGCCGGAGCCCCCCGAGGAGCTGGCAGCGACAGAAGGTTCTGGAGCGGCGCCGGGACAGGGACcttgcccagagctggcagtcACTGGCCCTGTCCCCCGGCTGCTCTGTGCCGGGGAcccccagagccaccagctgGGGGGGGCCAATGGGGAGCCCCAGGACGGCCCTGGGGGTGACAGTGATGGTGACAATGACATTGAGCTCAGCACTGGGACAGCTGATGGCCACAGCGAGCTGGACTCTGCAGCCCCCAGCTTGGGGACATCAGTGACACCGACCCCCCTGGATGAGATGGACACTGCAGCCAATAATGTGGTGACACCAGTGTCACCCAGCCTGATGGACACAGTGTACACGGACCTGGTGTCACCAGTGATACCAACCCCACTGGACGAGATGGAcactgcagccaccagcccagTGACACCCAGCCCGTCTGATGAGCCGGACACTGTGGCCACTGACATGGTGACACCAGGGACACCAAGCCCACTGGATGAGCCAGACACTGCAGACACTGATGTGGTGACACCCAGCCTGATGGACAGCACAGCTACCAGCCTGGTGGCACCCAGCCCGTCAGATGCTGCAGCCACTGATGCAGTGACACTGGTGACACCAAGCCCCCCAGATGAGCTGGACACTATGGCCACCAGCCTGGTGACACCAAGCCCAGCAGATGAGCTGGACACTGTGGCCACTAACCTGGTGACACCAAGCCCACCAGATGAGCCGGACACTGTGGCCACCAGCCTGGTGACACCAAGCCCACCAGATGAGCCGGACACTGTGGCCACCAGCCTGGTGACAGCAAGCCCAGCAGATGAGCCGGACACTGTGGCCACCAGCCTGGTGACACCAAGCCCACCAGATGAGCCGGACACTGTGGCCACCAGCCTGGTGACAGCAAGCCCAGCAGATGAGCTGGACGCTATGGCCATCAGCCTggtgacaccagtgacaccaagCCCACCAGATGAGCCAGATACTGTGGCCACTGACCTggtgacaccagtgacaccaagCCCACCAGATGAGCTGGACACTGTGGCCACTGACCTGGTGACAGCAAGCCCACCAGATGAGCCGGACACTGTGGCCACCGACCTGGTGACACCTGTGACACCAAGCCCATCAGATGAGCCGGATGCTGTGGCCACCAGCCTGGTGACACCTGTGACACCAAGCCCACCAGATGAGCCGGACACTGTGGCCACCAGCCTGGTGACACCAAGCCCACCAGATGAGCCGGACACTGTGGCCACCAGCCTGGTGACACCAAGCCCATCAGATGAGCTGGACACTGTGGCCACCGACCTGGTGACACCTGTGACACCAAGCCCATCAGATGAGCCGGATGCTGTGGCCACCAGCCTGGTGACACCTGTGACACCAAGCCCACCAGATGAGCCGGACACTGTGGCCACCAGCCTGGTGACACCAAGCCCACCAGATGAGCCGGACGCTGTGGCCACCGACCTggtgacaccagtgacaccaagCCCACCAGATGAACCAGACACTGTGGCCACCGACCTggtgacaccagtgacaccaagCCCACCAG ATGAGCTGGACACTGTGGCCACTGACCTggtgacaccagtgacaccaagCCCACCAGATGAGCTGGACATCATGGCCGCTGACCTGGTGACACCGGTGACACCCAGCCTGCTGGACAAGATGGAAGTTGTGGACACTGTCCTGGTCACACCAGTGACATCCACCCTGAAGGATGCTGTGGCCATTGACTTGGTGGCATCAGTGACACCCACCCTGATGGCCACTGCAGCCACCAACCTGGTGACATCAGTGACGCCACCACCCCTGGATGAGAGGCATGCTGCGGCCATCGACCTGGTGACATCGGTGACACCTGCCCTGTTGGACACCACAGACACCGCCCCAGTGACCCCAAGCGTGGCGGACACCACGGATACCACACCGGTGATACCAACCCCCCACGATGAGACGGCCACCGTGACCACTGACGCAGCGACCCCCAGCCCAATGGACACCATGGCCACCCACCCGgtgacccccagccccccggccgctgctcctgccccatgtccccctcCCCGGGCCGTGTCCCCCGTGGCTTTGGCAGCCGGGGTGGCCCCATCCCAAGagtccccagctgtccccccgtgtcccctggcACAGGGGACGCTGTCACAGCCCCCTGGGGATGTCCCTGAGGAGTCGGAGGATGCGGCCACCGCCTCGCCCAAGGCTTTGTCCCCGGAGCTGCCGGACACGTCGCGCTCCCGCACCGCCTCCAGCTTCGTCACCGCCCCCGAGGGCAGCGCCGGAGagacccccccgcgcccccccgggccccgcgGAGAGcccgaggaggaggaagaagaggatgagGATGCGGCCCCCGTGCCCCCCTCGCCGCAGTTCACGGCCTCGGAGCGGGAGGTGTTTGTGGGGatccccccggccccccccgaACTGCTCCCACCACCCGGTGCCTTTtcggggcgcggggccgggccggctGTCACCGCCCCGCTCCGGGGGGCCCCGGGGGCCCTGCCCCCCGCCCTGCAGGAGCCGCCCACCCCCCGGCCGGGCCCTGAGCCCCCCGGCCACGCTGCAGGGGGCACCGATGCCAAAGTCCCCCCAAGtcccccgggcccccccgcggccccccccgagcagcaggaggaagaggaggccgTGGCGGGGGTCGCACCCGGCCCTCTGCCAGCTGCGGGGGCTCAGCCGGGGCCTCCTCCCGAGCCCCCCCGCCCTGCGCCCCCCAAACTCAGCCAAGTGCCTCCTCCCGCCACGCCGGCCCCGCTggccccgagccccccccgggccctccccagccaggagccccccccggggctgcccctcTCCAGGAAGCACCTCGAAG ccccccagccctccccgcAGAAGGAGCCggagccccggggccgggcagggggcccaggggctggggggggccgggccgccccccgGGGGTCTCTGCAGTCGGAGTCGAGCTCGTCCAGCGAGGCTGaggccccccggccccccccggccccccagCGCTGCCAGCCCAACCATCGAG GGTCCGGGAACGAGTCTGAGAGCAACGACGAGTCCATCCCGGAGCTGGAGGAACCCGAGGGCTCGGAGCcgccccctgcccagccccag GTGCCCCTCGGCCACGCCCTCGGCCCCGGAGAGGAACCGCTCAGCAAAGCCAAGCAGAGCCGCAGCGAGAAGAAGGCCCGGAag GCCATGTCCAAGCTGGGGCTGCGGCAGATCCACGGTGTCACCCGCATCACTATCCGCAAATCCAAGAACATCCTGTTCGTCATTTCCAAACCCGACGTCTTCAAGAGCCCCGTGTCCGACATCTACATCGTCTTCGGGGAGGCCAAG ATCGAGGACCTGTCCCAGCAAGTGCACAAGGCAGCGGCTGAGAAGTTCAAGGTGCCCCTGGAGCACTCGGCACTCGTGACCGACGCTGCACCTGCCCTGGCCATCAAGGAGGAgagcgaggaggaggaggag GTGGACGAGACGGGGCTGGAGGTGCGGGACATCGAGCTGGTGATGGCCCAGGCCAACGTGTCACGGCCCAAGGCCGTGCGAGCGCTGCGGCACAACAACAACGACATCGTCAACGCCATCATG GAACTGACCATGTAG
- the NACAD gene encoding NAC-alpha domain-containing protein 1 isoform X6 — MDPSPGGSAPPPMPAIPPPMPAKEEARPPPEGASCDPGPAAAAPPGSPCRPPPPADPLDTRIVMGEETRCPPPEPRGGPPVPCPFPAPPKEPPPGRPPALDPELFFTAPSTPVRAGGARPPPHEEPTDGDSEGLCSPPTSPSGSYMTAEGGSWGSSGTASTSPSCSPNLAAEAEGLGEAEGEAEGLGGTLVLPPGLGDPPAFPPLSPEEEEEEEEDDDEDGPFALPGCADDEEDDDEDGQTPEEEEDEDEDEGSGLIPAALLPFRGSLLFQAEAVEISPRAPAEEEDEEDEGSTSASFLRSLSESSIPEGGDEAFAFRDDTDASSDSAAYDGDEDERLYGTERHAGDTGTPPGTPPALLGPAGVELHLHAGSPCHPPGQDTAPGSLGTPLAPPGGDAELDGDAFVTITGAWPPPEPPEELAATEGSGAAPGQGPCPELAVTGPVPRLLCAGDPQSHQLGGANGEPQDGPGGDSDGDNDIELSTGTADGHSELDSAAPSLGTSVTPTPLDEMDTAANNVVTPVSPSLMDTVYTDLVSPVIPTPLDEMDTAATSPVTPSPSDEPDTVATDMVTPGTPSPLDEPDTADTDVVTPSLMDSTATSLVAPSPSDAAATDAVTLVTPSPPDELDTMATSLVTPSPADELDTVATNLVTPSPPDEPDTVATSLVTPSPPDEPDTVATSLVTASPADEPDTVATSLVTPSPPDEPDTVATSLVTASPADELDAMAISLVTPVTPSPPDEPDTVATDLVTPVTPSPPDELDTVATDLVTASPPDEPDTVATDLVTPVTPSPSDEPDAVATSLVTPVTPSPPDEPDTVATSLVTPSPPDEPDTVATSLVTPSPSDELDTVATDLVTPVTPSPSDEPDAVATSLVTPVTPSPPDEPDTVATSLVTPSPPDEPDAVATDLVTPVTPSPSDELDTVATDLVTPVTPSPPDELDIMAADLVTPVTPSLLDKMEVVDTVLVTPVTSTLKDAVAIDLVASVTPTLMATAATNLVTSVTPPPLDERHAAAIDLVTSVTPALLDTTDTAPVTPSVADTTDTTPVIPTPHDETATVTTDAATPSPMDTMATHPVTPSPPAAAPAPCPPPRAVSPVALAAGVAPSQESPAVPPCPLAQGTLSQPPGDVPEESEDAATASPKALSPELPDTSRSRTASSFVTAPEGSAGETPPRPPGPRGEPEEEEEEDEDAAPVPPSPQFTASEREVFVGIPPAPPELLPPPGAFSGRGAGPAVTAPLRGAPGALPPALQEPPTPRPGPEPPGHAAGGTDAKVPPSPPGPPAAPPEQQEEEEAVAGVAPGPLPAAGAQPGPPPEPPRPAPPKLSQVPPPATPAPLAPSPPRALPSQEPPPGLPLSRKHLEAPQPSPQKEPEPRGRAGGPGAGGGRAAPRGSLQSESSSSSEAEAPRPPPAPQRCQPNHRGSGNESESNDESIPELEEPEGSEPPPAQPQVPLGHALGPGEEPLSKAKQSRSEKKARKAMSKLGLRQIHGVTRITIRKSKNILFVISKPDVFKSPVSDIYIVFGEAKIEDLSQQVHKAAAEKFKVPLEHSALVTDAAPALAIKEESEEEEEVDETGLEVRDIELVMAQANVSRPKAVRALRHNNNDIVNAIMELTM, encoded by the exons ATGGATCCATCCCCAGGGGGCTCAG CCCCCCCGCCGATGCCTGCGATCCCCCCGCCGATGCCGGCCAAGGAAGAGGCTCGTCCCCCGCCCGAGGGGGCCAGCTGTgaccccggccccgccgccgccgccccccccggCTCTCCCTgccggccgcccccgcccgcggACCCGCTGGACACCCGCATTGTGATGGGGGAGGAGACGCGCTGCCCCCCGCCCGAGCCTCGGGGGGGGCCCCCCGTGCCTTGCCCCTTCCCCGCGCCCCCCAAGGAGCCCCCCCCGGGCCGCCCCCCCGCGCTGGACCCCGAGCTGTTCTTCACGGCCCCCTCGACGCCGGTgcgggcggggggggcgcggccGCCCCCCCACGAGGAGCCGACGGACGGGGACAGCGAGGGGCTGTGCTCGCCCCCCACGTCCCCCTCGGGGTCCTACATGACGGCCGAGGGCGGCAGCTGGGGCTCCTCGGGCACGGCCAGCACCTCCCCGTCCTGCTCCCCCAACCTGGCGGCCGAGGCTGAAGGCCTGGGCGAGGCTGAGGGCGAGGCTGAAGGTCTGGGGGGGACCCTGGTGCTGCCCCCCGGCCTGGGGGACCCCCCGGCCTTCCCCCCACTGTCccccgaggaggaggaggaggaggaggaggatgatgacGAAGACGGCCCCTTCGCCCTGCCGGGCTGTGCGGACgatgaggaggatgatgatgaggaTGGGCAGACgccggaggaggaggaggatgaggacgaGGACGAGGGCTCGGGACTGATCCCGGCGGCGCTGCTCCCGTTCCGCGGCAGCCTCCTCTTCCAGGCCGAGGCCGTGGAGATCTCGCCCCGGGCCCCCgccgaggaggaggacgaggaggacgaagGCAGCACCTCGGCGTCCTTCCTGCGCTCGCTGTCCGAGAGCTCCATCCCCGAGGGCGGGGACGAGGCTTTCGCCTTCCGCGACGACACCGACGCCTCCTCGGACTCGGCCGCCTACGACGGGGACGAGGACGAGCGGCTCTACGGCACCGAGCGGCAcgcgggggacacggggacacccccgggCACCCCCCCGGCACTCCTCGGCCCCGCCGGCGTCGAGCTCCACCTCCATGCCGGGTCCCCGTGTCACCCCCCGGGCCAGGACACGGCTCCCGGATctttggggacacccctggCACCCCCTGGAGGGGACGCAGAGCTGGACGGCGACGCCTTTGTCACCATCACGGGGGCGTGGCCCCCGCCGGAGCCCCCCGAGGAGCTGGCAGCGACAGAAGGTTCTGGAGCGGCGCCGGGACAGGGACcttgcccagagctggcagtcACTGGCCCTGTCCCCCGGCTGCTCTGTGCCGGGGAcccccagagccaccagctgGGGGGGGCCAATGGGGAGCCCCAGGACGGCCCTGGGGGTGACAGTGATGGTGACAATGACATTGAGCTCAGCACTGGGACAGCTGATGGCCACAGCGAGCTGGACTCTGCAGCCCCCAGCTTGGGGACATCAGTGACACCGACCCCCCTGGATGAGATGGACACTGCAGCCAATAATGTGGTGACACCAGTGTCACCCAGCCTGATGGACACAGTGTACACGGACCTGGTGTCACCAGTGATACCAACCCCACTGGACGAGATGGAcactgcagccaccagcccagTGACACCCAGCCCGTCTGATGAGCCGGACACTGTGGCCACTGACATGGTGACACCAGGGACACCAAGCCCACTGGATGAGCCAGACACTGCAGACACTGATGTGGTGACACCCAGCCTGATGGACAGCACAGCTACCAGCCTGGTGGCACCCAGCCCGTCAGATGCTGCAGCCACTGATGCAGTGACACTGGTGACACCAAGCCCCCCAGATGAGCTGGACACTATGGCCACCAGCCTGGTGACACCAAGCCCAGCAGATGAGCTGGACACTGTGGCCACTAACCTGGTGACACCAAGCCCACCAGATGAGCCGGACACTGTGGCCACCAGCCTGGTGACACCAAGCCCACCAGATGAGCCGGACACTGTGGCCACCAGCCTGGTGACAGCAAGCCCAGCAGATGAGCCGGACACTGTGGCCACCAGCCTGGTGACACCAAGCCCACCAGATGAGCCGGACACTGTGGCCACCAGCCTGGTGACAGCAAGCCCAGCAGATGAGCTGGACGCTATGGCCATCAGCCTggtgacaccagtgacaccaagCCCACCAGATGAGCCAGATACTGTGGCCACTGACCTggtgacaccagtgacaccaagCCCACCAGATGAGCTGGACACTGTGGCCACTGACCTGGTGACAGCAAGCCCACCAGATGAGCCGGACACTGTGGCCACCGACCTGGTGACACCTGTGACACCAAGCCCATCAGATGAGCCGGATGCTGTGGCCACCAGCCTGGTGACACCTGTGACACCAAGCCCACCAGATGAGCCGGACACTGTGGCCACCAGCCTGGTGACACCAAGCCCACCAGATGAGCCGGACACTGTGGCCACCAGCCTGGTGACACCAAGCCCATCAGATGAGCTGGACACTGTGGCCACCGACCTGGTGACACCTGTGACACCAAGCCCATCAGATGAGCCGGATGCTGTGGCCACCAGCCTGGTGACACCTGTGACACCAAGCCCACCAGATGAGCCGGACACTGTGGCCACCAGCCTGGTGACACCAAGCCCACCAGATGAGCCGGACGCTGTGGCCACCGACCTggtgacacca GTGACACCAAGCCCATCAGATGAGCTGGACACTGTGGCCACTGACCTggtgacaccagtgacaccaagCCCACCAGATGAGCTGGACATCATGGCCGCTGACCTGGTGACACCGGTGACACCCAGCCTGCTGGACAAGATGGAAGTTGTGGACACTGTCCTGGTCACACCAGTGACATCCACCCTGAAGGATGCTGTGGCCATTGACTTGGTGGCATCAGTGACACCCACCCTGATGGCCACTGCAGCCACCAACCTGGTGACATCAGTGACGCCACCACCCCTGGATGAGAGGCATGCTGCGGCCATCGACCTGGTGACATCGGTGACACCTGCCCTGTTGGACACCACAGACACCGCCCCAGTGACCCCAAGCGTGGCGGACACCACGGATACCACACCGGTGATACCAACCCCCCACGATGAGACGGCCACCGTGACCACTGACGCAGCGACCCCCAGCCCAATGGACACCATGGCCACCCACCCGgtgacccccagccccccggccgctgctcctgccccatgtccccctcCCCGGGCCGTGTCCCCCGTGGCTTTGGCAGCCGGGGTGGCCCCATCCCAAGagtccccagctgtccccccgtgtcccctggcACAGGGGACGCTGTCACAGCCCCCTGGGGATGTCCCTGAGGAGTCGGAGGATGCGGCCACCGCCTCGCCCAAGGCTTTGTCCCCGGAGCTGCCGGACACGTCGCGCTCCCGCACCGCCTCCAGCTTCGTCACCGCCCCCGAGGGCAGCGCCGGAGagacccccccgcgcccccccgggccccgcgGAGAGcccgaggaggaggaagaagaggatgagGATGCGGCCCCCGTGCCCCCCTCGCCGCAGTTCACGGCCTCGGAGCGGGAGGTGTTTGTGGGGatccccccggccccccccgaACTGCTCCCACCACCCGGTGCCTTTtcggggcgcggggccgggccggctGTCACCGCCCCGCTCCGGGGGGCCCCGGGGGCCCTGCCCCCCGCCCTGCAGGAGCCGCCCACCCCCCGGCCGGGCCCTGAGCCCCCCGGCCACGCTGCAGGGGGCACCGATGCCAAAGTCCCCCCAAGtcccccgggcccccccgcggccccccccgagcagcaggaggaagaggaggccgTGGCGGGGGTCGCACCCGGCCCTCTGCCAGCTGCGGGGGCTCAGCCGGGGCCTCCTCCCGAGCCCCCCCGCCCTGCGCCCCCCAAACTCAGCCAAGTGCCTCCTCCCGCCACGCCGGCCCCGCTggccccgagccccccccgggccctccccagccaggagccccccccggggctgcccctcTCCAGGAAGCACCTCGAAG ccccccagccctccccgcAGAAGGAGCCggagccccggggccgggcagggggcccaggggctggggggggccgggccgccccccgGGGGTCTCTGCAGTCGGAGTCGAGCTCGTCCAGCGAGGCTGaggccccccggccccccccggccccccagCGCTGCCAGCCCAACCATCGAG GGTCCGGGAACGAGTCTGAGAGCAACGACGAGTCCATCCCGGAGCTGGAGGAACCCGAGGGCTCGGAGCcgccccctgcccagccccag GTGCCCCTCGGCCACGCCCTCGGCCCCGGAGAGGAACCGCTCAGCAAAGCCAAGCAGAGCCGCAGCGAGAAGAAGGCCCGGAag GCCATGTCCAAGCTGGGGCTGCGGCAGATCCACGGTGTCACCCGCATCACTATCCGCAAATCCAAGAACATCCTGTTCGTCATTTCCAAACCCGACGTCTTCAAGAGCCCCGTGTCCGACATCTACATCGTCTTCGGGGAGGCCAAG ATCGAGGACCTGTCCCAGCAAGTGCACAAGGCAGCGGCTGAGAAGTTCAAGGTGCCCCTGGAGCACTCGGCACTCGTGACCGACGCTGCACCTGCCCTGGCCATCAAGGAGGAgagcgaggaggaggaggag GTGGACGAGACGGGGCTGGAGGTGCGGGACATCGAGCTGGTGATGGCCCAGGCCAACGTGTCACGGCCCAAGGCCGTGCGAGCGCTGCGGCACAACAACAACGACATCGTCAACGCCATCATG GAACTGACCATGTAG